The following are from one region of the Streptomyces decoyicus genome:
- a CDS encoding ABC transporter substrate-binding protein, with protein sequence MADLSRRALLRGMGATGVTGALAAMTGCGVPPAYVKEADRQSADRSARDGKIVFANWPLYIDVDDHHEQRRPTLDAFERRTGISVTYTEEINDNDEFFGKISPALMSHQSTGRDLIVISDWMCARFVRLGWVQKMDRAAQPHVAEHLDPLLRTPHFDPGRLHSVPWQSGITGIAYNRKKLGREIRHTSDLWKDDLRGRVTLLSGLDESFALLMQGDGVDITRWTADDFHRMTDRIRRLVSRGHIRRFTGNDYIKDLDSGDVLAAQAYSGDVIQLQADNPDIEFVVPQEGAELWAESLLIPDLAEHKRSAERLIDYYYRPEVAAELAAWVNYVCPVPAAREVLAASKDKERAALAEDPLIFPDDAMRKRLAIARDITSKERTEFAKEWNAIVGL encoded by the coding sequence ATGGCTGATCTTTCGCGGCGGGCGCTGCTCCGGGGTATGGGCGCAACGGGTGTGACGGGGGCGCTGGCCGCCATGACCGGCTGCGGGGTGCCGCCCGCGTACGTCAAGGAGGCGGACCGCCAAAGCGCGGACCGTTCGGCGCGGGACGGGAAGATCGTCTTCGCGAACTGGCCGCTCTACATCGACGTCGACGACCACCACGAGCAGCGCCGGCCCACCCTCGACGCCTTCGAGCGGCGCACCGGGATCTCCGTCACGTACACCGAGGAGATCAACGACAACGACGAGTTCTTCGGCAAGATCAGCCCCGCGCTGATGAGCCACCAGAGCACCGGCCGGGACCTGATCGTCATCAGTGACTGGATGTGCGCCCGGTTTGTACGGCTGGGGTGGGTCCAGAAGATGGACCGGGCGGCCCAGCCGCACGTCGCCGAGCACCTCGACCCGCTGCTGCGCACCCCGCACTTCGATCCGGGCCGTCTGCACTCCGTGCCCTGGCAGTCCGGGATCACCGGCATCGCCTACAACCGCAAGAAGCTCGGCCGGGAGATCCGGCACACTTCCGACCTGTGGAAGGACGATCTGCGCGGGCGGGTCACCCTGCTGTCCGGGCTCGATGAATCGTTCGCGCTGCTGATGCAGGGGGACGGGGTGGACATCACCCGCTGGACGGCCGACGACTTCCACCGGATGACCGACCGGATCCGCCGCCTGGTGAGCCGGGGCCACATCAGGCGGTTCACCGGAAACGACTACATCAAGGACCTGGATTCCGGGGATGTGCTCGCCGCGCAGGCCTACTCGGGCGATGTGATCCAGCTCCAGGCGGACAACCCGGACATCGAGTTCGTGGTGCCGCAGGAGGGCGCCGAACTCTGGGCGGAGAGCCTGCTGATCCCCGATCTCGCGGAGCACAAGCGCAGTGCCGAGCGGCTGATCGACTACTACTACCGGCCGGAGGTCGCCGCGGAGCTGGCCGCCTGGGTCAACTACGTCTGTCCCGTACCGGCCGCGCGCGAGGTGCTGGCCGCCTCCAAGGACAAGGAGCGGGCCGCACTCGCCGAGGATCCGCTGATCTTCCCCGACGACGCGATGCGCAAGCGGCTGGCCATCGCCCGCGACATCACCTCCAAGGAGCGGACCGAATTCGCCAAGGAGTGGAACGCGATCGTGGGGTTGTAG